From one Peredibacter starrii genomic stretch:
- a CDS encoding CHASE domain-containing sensor histidine kinase, whose product MMPDLKKYKNLISFYGWLTLLIGLGITGMISYYIYSKNYHEDQMRFEYEADEIWKRIQFRMDRYEGALIQARAFFLSSDNVSRTEFHRYFEKTKLTERYPGIQALGLAVRIKKDDLKSHVKNIRKELPHYTVWPEDHRNEYYSILYIEPMDWRNQRAIGYDMYSEPVRHEAMKKAMLSGLPTVSGMVTLIQEAGSRQQPGFNLYVPYYKENVPLKTPTERANALIGFIYAPFRANDLFTSILSESKLNIDVEIFENGEMKAENLIFDFDGKPNFIHSEKVNKFRIVKHVTLNGHDFILHFVPLPSFRTTSDLAYPSMAAIIGLVISFLIFRIFMLTKKTQDVLQEAINARDEFFSIASHELKTPLTSLKLQAQLMKRTLDKNPPNFREKIFNLSDQSEKQTQRLERLVDDMLDISRIRTGRLTIQTERFNLCDMVTDVVGRMKEQFSVIPGGAPQTNYISCENAVGEWDKMRLEQVVTNLLSNAIKYGSEKEISIEVQATSDRVYIKVKDNGIGIPLEFRNKIFERFERASGTAKSITGLGLGLYISEQIVRSHGGRIWVESEVGKGSTFTVELPTIAG is encoded by the coding sequence ATGATGCCTGATCTCAAAAAATATAAAAACCTGATTTCATTTTATGGATGGTTAACACTCCTCATCGGGCTGGGAATCACAGGCATGATTTCCTATTACATTTATTCAAAAAACTATCATGAAGATCAGATGCGTTTTGAATATGAGGCCGATGAAATTTGGAAGCGTATCCAATTTCGAATGGATCGGTATGAAGGCGCACTCATTCAGGCCCGCGCCTTTTTCTTAAGTTCTGATAATGTCTCGAGAACAGAGTTTCATCGATATTTCGAGAAGACCAAACTTACGGAAAGGTACCCAGGCATTCAGGCATTAGGACTTGCGGTTCGTATCAAGAAAGATGATCTGAAAAGTCATGTCAAAAATATTCGTAAAGAACTGCCGCACTATACTGTCTGGCCAGAAGATCATAGAAACGAATATTACTCCATTCTCTATATTGAACCAATGGATTGGAGGAATCAGCGTGCTATTGGATACGATATGTACAGCGAGCCCGTTCGCCATGAGGCCATGAAAAAGGCCATGCTCTCGGGGCTGCCTACGGTAAGTGGGATGGTGACATTGATTCAAGAGGCAGGTTCTCGTCAACAACCAGGTTTTAATCTCTACGTCCCTTATTACAAAGAAAATGTTCCCCTTAAAACTCCAACTGAAAGGGCCAATGCTCTTATCGGCTTCATCTATGCACCTTTTCGGGCCAATGATTTATTCACATCCATCTTATCAGAGAGCAAGCTCAACATTGATGTAGAGATTTTTGAAAATGGAGAAATGAAGGCCGAAAATCTCATTTTCGATTTTGACGGTAAACCGAACTTCATCCACTCTGAGAAGGTCAATAAGTTCCGAATCGTTAAACATGTGACGCTGAATGGCCACGATTTCATTCTCCATTTTGTGCCCTTGCCATCTTTTAGAACAACTTCTGATCTGGCCTATCCATCAATGGCCGCGATTATTGGACTTGTCATCTCATTCCTGATTTTCAGAATCTTCATGCTTACGAAGAAAACTCAAGATGTTCTTCAAGAGGCCATCAATGCCCGCGATGAATTCTTCTCAATTGCTTCCCATGAACTTAAAACACCTCTGACTTCCCTGAAACTTCAGGCGCAGTTGATGAAACGTACGTTAGATAAAAATCCTCCAAACTTCAGGGAGAAGATTTTTAATCTTTCAGATCAAAGTGAAAAGCAGACTCAGCGACTAGAGCGTTTAGTAGATGACATGTTGGACATCTCCCGCATTAGGACAGGTCGTTTAACGATTCAAACTGAGCGTTTTAATCTTTGTGATATGGTGACCGATGTTGTGGGCAGGATGAAAGAACAGTTCAGTGTGATCCCAGGTGGTGCGCCCCAAACAAATTACATTTCATGTGAGAATGCCGTCGGTGAATGGGACAAGATGAGACTCGAGCAAGTGGTCACCAATCTTCTGTCAAACGCCATTAAGTATGGAAGTGAAAAAGAGATCTCCATCGAAGTCCAGGCAACTAGCGACCGCGTCTATATCAAGGTAAAGGACAATGGAATAGGAATTCCTCTGGAATTCCGTAATAAAATTTTCGAACGTTTTGAACGTGCCAGCGGAACCGCCAAAAGCATTACTGGCCTTGGTCTTGGTCTCTACATCAGTGAGCAAATCGTACGCTCACATGGTGGACGTATTTGGGTCGAAAGTGAAGTCGGTAAAGGCTCTACCTTTACTGTTGAGCTTCCGACGATCGCTGGTTAA
- a CDS encoding FAD-dependent oxidoreductase has translation METQSIWFSPNNEFEFAPFKGNEEVDVTIIGGGITGITAAYLLSQTGLKVKLLEANKLGVSNTGRSTGNLYCTMDVLFQDLLSKYDSNTILKVLQSREEAINFIEKTIQTLKIDCDFKRVPWVLFSGAEEVDKKIEKEYAHAMELGLKVEWLDKGHELLRPLKGRVGLKLDHQAQFNPYDYVLGVARILSQQGCSIHEGSRVLEIDKDGDLFSLTTDQGTLITKHLIEATHTPIGFSALQTVLGPYREYGVASKTTRPLVEDGIFWGRYDVDKKFSVRHYKDHLLIIGQPHKVGQGSSLEGIEHLKEFGQKMFALEEYQFEWGGQHYRPADLLPYIGRRMGSNSFVATGFSTDGLVYGTLAALIIKDEILGIQNSYAELYRSNRITPLKSAYKFIKENMNVAQKYAEDYLHREEIKDLGVDQGMVVNEDGRRYAINKDEEGHLHVCSAVCPHLGCIVHWNEGERTWDCPCHGSRFDRLGHVIEGPALKGLETVHEPKIGEVNQRSSEAQQ, from the coding sequence ATGGAAACACAATCAATCTGGTTTTCTCCAAATAATGAATTTGAATTTGCTCCCTTTAAAGGAAATGAAGAAGTTGATGTGACGATCATCGGTGGAGGTATTACTGGAATCACCGCCGCCTATCTTCTGTCCCAGACTGGATTAAAGGTGAAGCTCCTTGAGGCCAATAAACTAGGTGTAAGTAACACCGGCCGCAGTACAGGTAACCTTTATTGCACGATGGATGTTTTATTTCAGGATCTGCTTTCTAAATACGATAGCAACACCATCCTTAAAGTTCTTCAAAGTAGAGAAGAAGCAATCAATTTCATCGAAAAGACCATACAGACTTTAAAGATTGATTGTGATTTCAAACGCGTGCCTTGGGTCTTGTTTTCAGGGGCCGAGGAAGTAGATAAAAAAATTGAAAAAGAATATGCCCATGCTATGGAGCTTGGTCTCAAAGTAGAGTGGCTTGATAAAGGACATGAGCTTTTAAGACCTCTTAAAGGAAGAGTGGGTCTTAAATTAGATCATCAGGCGCAGTTTAATCCGTATGATTACGTTCTGGGAGTGGCACGAATTCTCTCTCAGCAAGGTTGCTCCATCCATGAAGGAAGTAGAGTTCTTGAAATTGATAAGGACGGAGATCTATTTTCTCTCACCACTGATCAAGGTACCTTGATTACAAAGCACTTAATTGAGGCCACACATACTCCAATTGGTTTTTCCGCTCTTCAAACAGTTCTTGGTCCTTATCGAGAGTATGGAGTCGCCAGTAAAACGACCAGACCCCTTGTTGAAGATGGAATCTTCTGGGGACGATATGATGTCGATAAAAAGTTTTCTGTTCGCCACTACAAGGACCATCTTTTGATCATTGGACAACCTCATAAAGTAGGACAAGGGAGCAGCCTGGAAGGAATCGAACACTTGAAGGAGTTTGGACAGAAAATGTTTGCCCTAGAAGAATATCAATTTGAATGGGGCGGACAACACTACCGACCTGCGGATCTACTTCCTTACATCGGTAGAAGAATGGGGTCTAACTCTTTTGTGGCCACAGGTTTTTCTACTGACGGGTTGGTTTATGGAACGCTTGCAGCACTCATTATCAAGGATGAAATCCTTGGGATTCAAAATTCATATGCTGAGCTTTATCGCTCAAATCGTATTACCCCATTAAAATCGGCCTATAAATTCATTAAAGAGAACATGAATGTTGCTCAGAAATACGCCGAAGATTATCTTCACCGCGAAGAAATTAAAGATCTGGGCGTTGATCAAGGCATGGTCGTTAATGAAGATGGTAGACGATATGCCATCAATAAAGACGAGGAAGGACATCTCCACGTCTGCTCTGCAGTTTGTCCTCACTTGGGATGTATTGTGCATTGGAATGAGGGCGAGCGAACTTGGGATTGTCCTTGTCACGGAAGCCGATTCGATCGTTTGGGCCATGTGATAGAAGGACCAGCATTGAAGGGGCTGGAAACTGTTCACGAACCTAAAATAGGGGAAGTTAACCAGCGATCGTCGGAAGCTCAACAGTAA
- a CDS encoding HAD family hydrolase, with amino-acid sequence MKIKGVIFDMDGVVVDNHEYHFKAWMHFAKKYKFELNEQIYRDKFNGKTNADLFPMIFANPSQEEMKRYADEKEGMYKELYAPVMKAHTGLIDFLELLKKYRIKIALGTSAPPGNVDFVLDPLKLRQFFDVIVDGTQVKKGKPDPEVYQLCCAKLGLEAKECVVFEDSLAGLESGERAGCTIVGVATSHEAYELEGKTSLIIHDFTEAKKLLGL; translated from the coding sequence ATGAAAATTAAAGGTGTTATTTTTGATATGGATGGCGTGGTCGTGGACAATCATGAGTACCACTTCAAGGCCTGGATGCATTTTGCGAAAAAGTATAAGTTCGAACTTAATGAACAAATCTATCGCGATAAGTTCAATGGCAAAACCAATGCAGATTTATTTCCAATGATCTTTGCTAATCCTTCTCAGGAAGAGATGAAAAGATATGCTGATGAAAAAGAGGGGATGTACAAGGAGCTCTATGCTCCGGTCATGAAGGCCCACACTGGTCTGATTGATTTTCTGGAACTTCTTAAAAAGTATCGAATCAAAATTGCGCTTGGAACTTCTGCTCCTCCGGGAAATGTTGATTTCGTCCTGGATCCTTTAAAACTTCGTCAGTTCTTTGATGTCATTGTCGACGGAACTCAAGTGAAGAAAGGAAAACCTGATCCTGAGGTTTATCAGCTTTGTTGTGCGAAGCTTGGACTAGAAGCGAAAGAGTGTGTGGTCTTTGAAGATTCACTCGCGGGACTTGAATCCGGTGAAAGAGCAGGTTGCACGATTGTTGGTGTGGCCACTTCTCATGAGGCCTATGAGTTAGAAGGCAAAACAAGTCTCATCATTCATGATTTTACTGAGGCGAAGAAGCTTTTAGGTCTCTGA
- a CDS encoding NAD-dependent epimerase/dehydratase family protein: protein MRKILIAGASGFIGRALIDRLLKSEDVEIVGLSRGVRESHHPRLQWKKCDLFSLKDITVAMEGCESAYYLVHSMLPSASLSQGTFYDFDLIMADNFIRAGRFHKLRHIVYLGGMIPEGEELSWHLRSRLEVETTLRESKIKTTVLRAGLIIGPNGSSFTILERLVERLPVMVCPTWTKTRSQPVSLQDVVTVLHKCLVDEKVQGQIYDVAGPELLTYQDLIVRTAKIIRKSTKVFTLNIIPLVLSRFWVTLVTRVPKNLVYPLVLSLRHEMLPNPMQSWPYKEDLQTSLDEALKSALVTSNKGDFKGYRPVEKDVRSIQRLVLPPGRNAEWVASEYFSWLPTFFSTLIKVQLEGDRCTFYFFDPSIKILILERSHERSSSDRQLLYVVGGLLSGIQDRGRLEFREVLNRRYVMAALHEFRPALPWYIYRYSQAIVHLMVMHAFSEYLKWHVISGKKVEA from the coding sequence ATGAGAAAAATCCTTATCGCAGGTGCCAGTGGATTTATTGGACGTGCGTTAATAGACCGGTTACTAAAATCAGAAGATGTTGAGATTGTAGGGCTCTCTCGTGGAGTACGTGAGTCTCATCACCCGCGTCTTCAGTGGAAGAAGTGTGATCTCTTTTCCTTAAAAGATATTACAGTGGCCATGGAGGGATGCGAGAGCGCTTATTACCTGGTTCACTCAATGCTTCCTTCCGCTTCATTGTCGCAAGGAACCTTCTATGATTTTGATCTTATCATGGCGGACAACTTTATCCGTGCAGGAAGATTCCACAAATTACGGCATATCGTTTATCTGGGAGGAATGATCCCGGAGGGTGAGGAGCTTTCCTGGCATTTAAGGAGTCGTTTAGAAGTTGAGACAACACTTCGCGAATCAAAGATTAAAACAACGGTTCTTCGTGCTGGTCTAATCATAGGACCTAACGGTTCATCATTTACGATTCTTGAAAGATTAGTTGAACGTTTGCCTGTGATGGTTTGTCCGACCTGGACCAAAACTCGATCTCAGCCGGTGAGTCTTCAGGATGTCGTGACTGTACTTCATAAATGCCTCGTGGATGAAAAAGTTCAAGGACAAATTTATGACGTTGCGGGGCCTGAGCTTTTGACTTATCAGGACCTCATTGTCCGAACGGCAAAGATCATTCGTAAGAGTACCAAAGTCTTTACTTTGAACATTATTCCACTAGTGCTTTCTCGTTTTTGGGTGACTCTCGTTACGAGGGTCCCGAAGAATCTCGTTTACCCCCTTGTTTTGAGTCTGCGCCATGAAATGCTACCTAATCCAATGCAGTCTTGGCCCTATAAAGAGGATCTGCAAACGAGTCTTGATGAAGCACTTAAAAGCGCTTTAGTCACAAGTAATAAAGGTGATTTCAAAGGATACCGGCCGGTTGAAAAAGACGTTCGCTCAATTCAAAGATTGGTTCTTCCACCAGGAAGAAATGCGGAATGGGTAGCGAGTGAATACTTCAGTTGGCTTCCGACTTTTTTTTCAACGCTTATTAAAGTTCAGTTGGAAGGGGATCGTTGTACATTCTATTTTTTTGATCCTTCAATTAAGATCCTCATTCTAGAAAGAAGTCATGAGCGAAGCTCTTCCGACAGACAATTACTTTACGTTGTAGGAGGACTTCTTTCTGGCATTCAAGATCGCGGACGACTAGAGTTTCGTGAGGTTTTAAATCGTCGCTATGTAATGGCGGCACTCCATGAATTCAGGCCGGCCCTGCCTTGGTATATTTATCGTTACTCGCAAGCAATTGTTCACTTGATGGTCATGCATGCCTTCAGCGAATATTTAAAATGGCACGTGATCTCAGGTAAAAAGGTTGAAGCATGA